In the genome of Pseudopipra pipra isolate bDixPip1 chromosome 4, bDixPip1.hap1, whole genome shotgun sequence, one region contains:
- the LOC135413635 gene encoding small ribosomal subunit protein mS26-like encodes MAPRGSLLLLALLVLSCALPRAPAQHWSHGWYPGGKRDLRTPRLCPGWSPRVVPARGRKSRHDPPAKSKAGRLKLPPPVDPEELLVVLERYRQHRLVLGALRAEFRAEVLQKKREERLGGENSAELLEEHRRLMAWNDEENARQRARREERLRKEAEEEKRRKLEVAEKQARKMEAFMKEKEQEVLQLQEEAKSFITPENLDARIEECLDNPRNYNFAIDKDGRVVKRTVLS; translated from the exons ATGGCTCCCCGCGggtcgctgctgctgctggcgctgctggtgctgagctgtgccctgccccgcgcccccgcccAGCACTGGTCCCACGGCTGGTACCCGGGGGGCAAGCGGGACCTCCGGACCCCCC GGCTGTGCCCCGGGTGGTCCCCGCGGGTGGTGCCGGCGCGGGGCCGCAAGAGCCGCCACGACCCCCCGGCCAAGTCCAAGGCAGGGCGGCTGAAGCTGCCGCCGCCCGTGGACCCcgaggagctgctggtggtgctggagcGGTACCGGCAGCACCGCCTGGTGCTCGGAGCTCTCCG ggccgAGTTCAGGGCCGAGGTGCTGCAGAAGAAGCGGGAGGAGCGTCTGGGTGGGGAGAACTCCgcggagctgctggaggagcaccGGCGCCTGATGGCCTGGAATGATGAGGAGAATGCCCGGCAGCGGGCACGAAG AGAGGAGAGACTCAGGaaagaagcagaggaagagaagaggaggaagttGGAGGTCGCAGAGAAGCAGGCCAGGAAAATGGAGGCTTTCAtgaaggagaaggagcaggaggttcTCCAGCTGCAG GAGGAAGCCAAAAGCTTCATCACCCCCGAGAACCTGGACGCGCGGATCGAGGAGTGCCTGGACAACCCGCGCAACTACAACTTCGCCATCGACAAGGACGGGCGGGTCGTCAAGCGCACGGTGCTGTCGTAG